In Companilactobacillus allii, one genomic interval encodes:
- a CDS encoding ATP-binding protein, with protein MKGENYNDNFGHQIENIVYIELLRRGYKVDIDKDEDREIDFVAKKGKNIEYFQVTMQLPTDSDREVDNLKKLDDNYKKTVITANRMDTGNVDGIGVVHIVDWLLEN; from the coding sequence GTGAAGGGTGAAAATTATAATGATAATTTTGGCCATCAAATTGAAAACATTGTTTACATTGAACTGTTGCGTCGAGGTTACAAGGTTGATATTGATAAAGATGAAGATAGAGAAATAGATTTTGTAGCAAAAAAAGGAAAGAATATAGAATACTTTCAGGTAACTATGCAATTACCGACAGATAGTGATAGAGAAGTCGATAACCTAAAAAAATTGGATGATAATTATAAGAAGACAGTCATTACTGCCAATCGTATGGATACAGGAAACGTCGATGGGATAGGTGTTGTTCATATTGTGGATTGGTTACTTGAGAACTAA
- a CDS encoding Dyp-type peroxidase, translated as MTVDIKRAQDVYKDAGESVIFTTLMLKHDDQAAVKDAIAEFSDMSNSIINSMRVRAPEAQAHIAWGFGSDAWDYLFPEAPKPKQLTPFKEIKGPKYTAVSTPGDLFIHVRASKMAVCYELMDQFMGILRPITTVEDETHGFRYFEGRAIIGFIDGTENPAGIESMDYTLIDENEDPEFVNGSYAFAQKYTHNMDAWDALKTEDQEKSIGRHKFNDRELDDDEKLKNAHNVASKDEVNGVEHKIVRMNVPYSEPAKDLKGTYFIGYSKDFSITNRMLTNMFTKSDRLLDFSTPITGNLFFIPSKDTLEKIADKEY; from the coding sequence ATGACCGTTGATATCAAACGTGCTCAAGATGTTTATAAAGATGCTGGTGAAAGTGTTATTTTCACAACATTGATGTTAAAGCATGATGACCAGGCTGCTGTGAAAGATGCAATCGCTGAATTCTCAGATATGTCTAATTCAATCATCAATAGTATGAGAGTTCGTGCACCAGAAGCTCAAGCACATATTGCTTGGGGATTTGGATCAGATGCTTGGGATTATCTTTTCCCAGAAGCACCAAAGCCCAAACAACTCACACCTTTTAAGGAAATCAAAGGACCAAAGTATACAGCCGTATCTACTCCCGGAGATTTATTCATCCACGTTAGAGCTAGCAAAATGGCCGTTTGTTATGAATTAATGGACCAATTCATGGGCATACTCCGTCCAATTACAACAGTCGAAGACGAAACCCACGGATTCCGTTACTTTGAAGGACGTGCCATCATCGGATTCATCGACGGAACAGAGAATCCAGCCGGAATTGAATCAATGGATTACACATTGATCGATGAAAACGAAGACCCAGAATTCGTCAACGGTTCATATGCCTTTGCCCAAAAATATACACATAATATGGACGCTTGGGATGCCTTAAAGACAGAAGACCAAGAAAAATCAATCGGTAGACACAAGTTCAATGACCGAGAATTAGATGATGACGAAAAATTAAAAAATGCCCATAACGTAGCTTCAAAAGACGAAGTCAACGGAGTAGAGCATAAAATTGTTCGCATGAACGTACCCTATTCAGAACCAGCCAAAGACCTAAAAGGAACATACTTCATCGGATATTCCAAAGACTTCTCAATTACAAATAGAATGTTAACAAATATGTTCACAAAAAGTGACCGCCTGTTAGACTTCAGTACCCCAATCACAGGTAATTTGTTCTTTATTCCTTCTAAAGATACATTGGAGAAAATTGCGGATAAAGAATATTAG